A genomic stretch from Sceloporus undulatus isolate JIND9_A2432 ecotype Alabama chromosome 5, SceUnd_v1.1, whole genome shotgun sequence includes:
- the FGFBP1 gene encoding fibroblast growth factor-binding protein 1: MKFGRFALLCALIMFSQLLQANCERQKGRKKERLNSETSEPDNQNGRGQKTRGQKGSLKGKFTTKEKAVCTWTVDEAEIATLNIDCKKEESTFSCEFSGNPSTCPSYAENKKNFWKQITRSLKKKKNICEDPKGILKSKICSKGPPSAHLRLVNQASQKPKQEKPIHHGRETSLAPATPVAAGHQPGEASSDCVEEVDYIDQRKVAEEYCSETWLSLCNFFISMIQDKKCK; encoded by the coding sequence atgAAATTCGGACGTTTTGCCCTTCTCTGTGCCCTTATTATGTTCTCTCAGTTGCTGCAAGCCAACTGTGAAAgacagaaggggaggaaaaaagaaaggctgAACAGTGAAACAAGCGAACCAGATAACCAGAATGGAAGAGGGCAGAAAACACGAGGGCAGAAAGGTTCTCTTAAAGGCAAGTTTACCACCAAGGAGAAAGCTGTGTGCACATGGACAGTAGATGAAGCTGAAATAGCGACCTTAAACATTGATTGCAAAAAAGAGGAAAGCACCTTCTCTTGTGAATTTTCTGGCAACCCTTCCACCTGTCCATCAtatgcagaaaacaaaaagaatttctGGAAGCAAATCACAAGgtctctgaagaagaagaagaacatctGTGAGGACCCAAAGGGTATCCTAAAATCTAAAATTTGTAGTAAAGGTCCTCCATCTGCTCACCTTCGACTAGTAAACCAAGCATCACAAAAACCCAAACAAGAGAAGCCCATTCACCATGGAAGGGAGACCTCTTTGGCACCAGCAACTCCTGTTGCAGCTGGACACCAGCCAGGGGAGGCATCTAGTGACTGCGTTGAAGAAGTCGATTATATTGATCAGAGAAAGGTGGCTGAAGAATACTGTTCGGAGACGTGGCTCTCTCTTTGCAACTTTTTCATTTCAATGATACAGGATAAAAAGTGCAAATAG